GAGTGACTTGCAAGGGATACGCTTGCTGTACTGGTGGCAACTGGAGTCCATAAACCAAGGTCCTATGGATATGCTGCAAAAGTCATGCAGAGCTGTCTGAATGTGACATGCTGTTGTATGTGTCCATGACAGATGTGTGATATCACATGTCTGTTATGTCACTAATTCCGGAATGCGGACTCTCATTTGCTTGTTATTTACAGCAATGATCTGAATTAACTTGCTCTAAACTTATGTGTGTGTAAGAAAAGAATCAGACCTTTCTTATGTTCAAATGAGATTTGCACCAGATATCGTGGACAGATTTCAACTTCATTTACTGTGCTTGGTTATCTGAGAGAGAATGCAATTTCTCTTCTAGAGGAAAGGATTTATtctagaagaaagaaggggaatCTTTCATCATGTCCTATTTACCCTGCTTGTTTACTTGAGTTTTACTTGGAATTGGGTTGGCACATGGATCAGGTCAAGTTGCTTTTTAGAAAAGAGTGTGTTTAATTCCCCATAACTATAGttaattagttttaaaagcCCAACTGATTAGCCGCGTTGTCTCCTGTTTTTATCAGCGTGTTGCTGAATGGAGTTGGAAATGAGCAGAACAAATTATAAATATCATAGCACCATCTATGGTAATGtcatctgctgctgtgctgattCTTGCTGTCCTCAGTGCTTTTGGGGAACAGCTTAAGCTTAACGTGAATAGGATGAACGTTGCTGTCTTTCAGCCTGTGTTTTGTGCTTCTTTATGTAGGCAGAGCGCCGGTATGAGAGCCGCCTACAGGATTTAAAGGATCGGTTGGAGCAGTCGGAGAGCACCAACCGCAGCATGCAAAACTATGTCCAGTTCCTCAAGTCTTCCTATGCCAACGTTTTTGGAGAAAGTGCCTTGCTGGGCTCCCCCAGCCGCTCTCGTTCTTCTCCATGAGGACAATGCTCTCCTTGCACCTCTGGTTTTAAGCACAAAAGGAGCCCTATTCAAAGCCATATGTTATTTAGAAAATAGGTTGGCATTTCAGGGTCACTTTCAGGagacattttcctgttttccttacAGCATGAGATGATAAAATGATGGTGGCATATGTCCCAAGTGTCAGGTGTCAGCAATACCGGATTGATGTTGGAGGTTGGCGTTACACTATAAACTGTGCCCCAAAACTAGATGGTTTTGCATATGATGGAAAAGGTCCTTTTCATCGTGCAAGGTCCTGATGGTTTCAGCTCCTAAAATCTCTCAGCGGTTGTTTGAGCATGTTAATGTTTATAAGagctcttttcctcttcatgcttcctttttcattctgtttctgtgttggGGAGgtcgttggggttttttgtttgtgggtttttttatatttttttttaaactgttgaaCATTGTATTAATACATTGGATGATAGGATGGTGGGAGAGGGTCCACTCACCAGAATTGTGAAGCTGAAAGTAACTTAAGTGCCTGGGCTCTACACTTACAAGAGATGTTTGCAGACCACGGTGTTTGTAAACAGTTTTATACCAGCAATAatgattttgggttttttttacttgattCTTGTATACTCTCTGATCCTCACCTTTTTTCCGAGTGTGATGCTAATGTTGCTTTACTGCTCTCACCCTGATTTCCTGATCCTGAATATCCCCAGGACTGAGCCAAAACCATCTGAATTCAAAGGAAAGATTGCGGTTTAATCTCAGTGGCACTTCAGTTGGGGTCTTGGTGTGAATGCCACGCGAGTTCAGGGTGTGCATGAAATACTGACTTGGTCTTAAGCCAATTAAAGAGCAGCTACAGATACTCAACTTCATCAAACTAGCCTGTACCTTCTCCTGGAAAATCAGGTCTTGAATGTGTTGAGTCCCTAAACCTCATGTGCTCTCTAGTGCCCTATTCTTTCCGGTAAATGGTTCTTATGggggcaaaaataaaaacaatgtttttatcTCTTTTGTATCTTATTTATGTGCAATGTGGTCATTGGGCTGTATTTGTCGTAGAGGTTTTCTAAGTTAATCATTTTTGAGAGTTCtgtaattgtgtgtgtgtgtgtgtgtgtgtgtgtgtaacactttaaaaatcctAAAGGTGCTATGGTAAAACAAACAATAAACTACTTCTTAATTGGTTATGGTGGggatttccttttcattgtgCTGTATCTAGGGTCTTCTGGCCcttatttgggaaaaaacaaacacacaccagGGGTGTTTGTGCAGGCAACTACGCCCCACACCCTTTCCATGTTTCATGGGTGGtggcctctccctgcccctgcgAGGCAGGTTAAATGCTGCAGTGCAggctgccctccagccctccctcccGCGGCTCCTCCGCGAGAATACACAAAATAAGGGGAAAAGCGGCGAAGCTGCCGCTGTTTCACGGCCCTGCCCCTTTCCtcgccgccgctccccgccccgggaGCCTCCCCCGGCGGGACTCGAACCCGCGGTCCTGGCGCTCGGCGGGGAGGGGCAGAGCCCCGCCTGCCCGCCAGGGGGCAGCCggcaggaagggcaggaagCGGCTGGCGGCGCTCCGGAAGCGGAAGGGTGGGGTCAGTCCGTTTGCCGGGCGCGTCGGAGCGGGTCGCCATGCAGCCGCGGCAGCTCCGTTGGGAGACTCTGGCGGCTCTGCGCACCTCCAGCAAGGGCCGGCTGAGCTACTGCCGCCACTGGCTCCAGGATGAGGTGAGGGCTCCCTCCCCGCGGGCGGCTGGGAGCCCCCGGGCTGCCGCGGCTCCCGCTTTGCTCACGGGGGGTCTGTGCGTCCTGTGGGCGGCTGAGGCGGGGGGTCTGTGACTCGTCCCTCCAAGCGCTGGCCCGGCGGTGATACATCGACTCCTTGTCTCGTTAAGAGCCGGGGTTTGAGAGATATAAATCGCCCTTGGGGTATCTCTGCTGCCCTCTCCGCCTCGCGTGTCAGCGGCTGggcccctctgctccccttccaGCAGGTCGGGTCCTGGCTCCTTCGTACTGGCTAAGTAGTGCGGGGTTTAGGGAGGAGGTGTTACAGCAGAAGGTTCAAGCGTGGCAGTCCTCCTGTCCTGCAAAAGTAGGAGAGCCCGGAAAGAGTGTTGAAAGGCACAGAAGTAGGTAAATGGGGTACTGAGCTGCAGTTATAAAGCACCTGCTGACCTGTGCAAATGTTTTCAATGTGTGTTCATTAACGTTTCATTGCTTTCTTGATATGTTTCATGTTTACAGAAAACGTTTTCTTTCTAGGATATCTTGGAAGGATGCATGTCTCCTCTTGTGCTGTCCCCTTATTCTGGCTGGGTCCTAGACAGAGTGATTGGGCAATCAGCCCAAGAAATTGCACCCTCCAGAAGTTCAACACCTAAAGAATCCACTCCCCTCACAAACGAGTCATCTTCTCTGGAGAAGATCACGTCTGCTAGCCACCAGGGCTCTTCACCAGTTTCATCTACAGAGCCAAGTGAAACAAAGGTAGCTCTCTGATTATAATCCATATGTGAGCAGCTGTGAGAAAAAATATACTAACTTGCTGCCATAAATTGTCTGATAAAGGTTGGTTTGTGCTCTGTTaatttgtggggaaaaatgtGCCTAGTTTCAACTTTTTGTAGGATAAACAGGTGATGATAAAAGTGGTATTAACAAGATTTTCATAGAATAATGTTTCATAGTAGGCCAAAAGCAAACTCCCTTTTTCACCATAACTAAGGAAAACTTAGTTGGAGCTTTATAGTTATATGGATTAGCAGCATGGGATTCATCCGTTTGGAGGGATAAGGTCACAGAGTAGGGTCAGGCCTGTTGTAAGAGTCCGTGAGTAACCCCCTTGGGTTCTCTGGAGTCTTTGAATGACTTAGATGTGTTGTGGCTCTCTTTTACAAGGCGAAAGGGTAGGAAGCTAGGCAATGAGCCGTTGAGTTGTGGAGGCAATGAAGTTGATCTTCATcaactgaagagaaaacaaatgtccATTGCTATACATTAAACGATGACTTCACCACATAACAATGATACCGAACAGCAAAGTTTTGCATCATCTTGGCCCCATTGAGACTTAAGAAATATATTGTGAGGAAAACATCTTAATGAAGCAGCAAGATCTGATAAAAGTTATAAGAGAGAGCCTAAAGACTCCTCCTGAAGAATGATTCAAAGTATAAACCTGTCTTGACTTCTTCACTGAATGTTAAGAGAACATGGGGAGTCTGACAGTTAGCCTTCGCGGATGTCCTATAGGCTCTTGGTATCTCCCAATTGTAGTGACTGGGAAGAGTAATTATCCCAACCTCATATACATGCTGGAGGATACTCAAAATGGTGAGGCTACACTACTGGGGTATATAACTACTCTAAAAAGTTGTACATTGGTTGGCTCCTTTGTCTGTTTCTCTACAAATCATATGCAGTTTAGGAGACTTGATTTACCTGGTTTCCTCCATGAGTTGCTGGTACTATACTCAGTCACTGATTTTGCTTATATGCTGCCCACGCAGGGAAATGATGATCTTAGTCTGCTGGAAATGAATCAAGAAGtctttccagcagctctgccatctAAAGTTACAGAAGTTGAAGGCTGCATTCGGATGTATGAAGAGATGCACAGGTTGaaaggaaaggtaaaaaaaaaaaccaaacaaacccaaaaaacttgAGGGTGTATGTGAATCACAGGAGAGCTACACAACCAGATGTAACAATGCTCTGGTAAAAGTAGCACGACAGTAAGTTATCCTAAACTTTAGAGAGTAAAGTGTAGGATAACCCCAAGTAGACCATGTTGGCCCACTTTGGGCAATTTAGTTTGTATTGTCTTTTGTCCAAATTCTGATGATTACTACATTGTGGTGCTTCTGGCACCTCTGCAATCTGCAGGAGGGGCTAAGGCAACGgcaggagcagcaagagcagatGGTGAGGGCAGTGTACGACCTGGCAAGTGAACAACTGAAGCGCTTTGATGAACTGAAGGAGCTAAAGCAGCATCAGGAATTCCAAGATTTGCAAGAAGTAATGGAGAAGAGGTGAGATTAGCTCTGGTATccttaaaatattaaagcatttaATCAAAGTGAGGATTAATTCTTGTGCCTGACAATTCTATGCTAGTCACTTGTGCTTGAAAATCtcacctgctgcttttcttccattaaCTATCCTGTTATTGTTCATCTTTCAGAGTAAATCTCTGGCTACTGTTGAGGTTTCAATGGTTAGAAAAAGACTATATTTGTGACAGTTACAGTTCCTTTAGCTtggcttattttaaaagtaacttgctgtgtgtttgtttgtattttgtcttgtgCACGTCTTGAATACGGTTCTTCTGTCTTTATGTGTATTATAGCTCAAAGGAGGCTCAGGGACAGCAAGAGAAGTTGAAGGAAGAACACCGACACAGAGCAAAGGTCTGAGACGTGTAAGAGTTGTCTTTCATAAAAGACCGTGACTACTCGGTGGGAACTGGAAAGACCAATTGATATATTTGTATTTACGTGGCACCCCTGGAGGGAGAATGTATTTTCTGGTGCTGTCCTAGACACCTGCTGCGTTGTTGTGGAAATGCAGTAAAGGCACATATGTTGTAGGAGCAGGAAAGACCTGTAAAGCTAGAGTCGTCAGACCAGGAAGGACCTGTAAAGCTGGAgttatttaagtattttgtgtctcttgtgtctttttctccccaggtATTAAACCTAAAACTGCGtgaggcagagcagcagaggcagcgTCAGGAAGAGCTGGAGCGTTTGCGTAAGGAAGAGGGCCAGGAAAGATTGCGTCGCCTTTATTCCATCCAGGAGGAAGTGCTGCAGCTTAACCAGCAGATTGATCCCAATTATAGACACAAGGACTTGCCAAGAATCGATCTGTCTGCGTACAGTAATCGTGGCAACCAGATCTGTGGGCTGGTGTCCGGACTCATCCGCACCACAAGTGAGGTAGGGGCTCTAGAGTTGTTCTTAACTTTGGTTGTCATTCCTTCAGAAAGCTTCCTGTACTTGTCTTCAAAGGCAGCTTGTTATGAGGCCGTTAAATAAGAtgtcacagaaatgtttttaggTAGTCATCCTATAAAGCATCTAATTTAAAAGGAGAATTCTTTTCTATGGCACTTCAGCTGTTCTCTTGAAAATGGCTTCTAAAAATGCATGAGGATTTCTACAGGAGAAATTTTCAATATCAAAATACCGTAAACTCTTGATGCTGTAAAGCTCCTTTTTGAGACAACCATGGAAGCAGAGTGGTTCATAAATTGTTAAATACTGAACACATTATGGTTCTCCTATACTCGTAAGCCTTTTTGCAGTAACTAGGTttccttgaaatttttttttctctatgtaAAGGTGGGATACaaaccttgaaaaataaaacactataATAAGGCTAATTCTCTGTTTCAGCTTGTCACAGCTGGCTTTTTGCAGAGGAAACTGTCTAGGCTTTGCACTGGGGTGTGTTACTAATTTTTGTTGTCCAAGATCTTGTGAGATCTAGTCATGGACTAACATTATTTACAAATGTTACGACCAATGTTATGTacaaataaaggagaaaaagatattttcaccAGAGAGGATAAAATGCGTAGTTGGCTCCCAGATTATGTGAAGGCTAATGCTTCAAAGGCTCCTTGCTCTTGCCGTTGGTCTACAAGGAGTGGAACAAAAGATTCATGCTATATtacctcctttctttcttgaTAGAGAGGTTTCCCTACTCAAGTAGATGTGGCCAATACTGAACGAGCACTGCAGGAGATGCGAGGGTTGATATCCAGCATGCAGCAAGAAATCGctgcagctgtggaagaaaaaaggaggagagatgaagaggaagagagacaaaagcagaaagagttACTGAAAAAAGAGCAGATGAAGGCTCAGACTCCTGCCCCTGCACAGCAGTCAGGGGGAAAGCAGCGGAAGGAAGGTTGGTTACCACCCGCTGACAGATGCgcgagcagcaatccgcccctcccagccaactccccccagtttatatactgagcatgacgttctatggtatggaatagccctttggctagttcaggtcagctgtcctggccatgctccctcccatgttcttgtacacctgcttgctagcagagcatgggaaactgaaaaatccttaagataagcactacttagcaacaactaaaacatcagcgtgttatcaacattattctcacaccaaatctgaaacacagcagtgtaccagctactaagaagaaaattaactctatcccagctgaaaccaggacaggttgttttttttttctttctttttgttttttttcctttcctttccctccttacACACTCTTTTACTGTTAGGCTAAATACTACTTTGGAATCTCATTGTTGTGACAACATACCTTCTCGTAGCCTTTCTTAgtcttctgctattttttttttaatatcaggaCTTCAAGTTAAGGCAGAAGAAAGTACCATGCAGTGGTACCAGCAGCTTCAagatgctgctgagcagtgcgTTGCTTCTTTCAGTGGAATCAGCAACTGCAAAGACAACAATGAGGTATGAACAAATAATTAACACTGCTGAAGAGTGATTATCTCAATTTCTAGGGGAAATAGgacagctttcatttaaaaaaaaaaaaaattcgaACTTAGCAGCCTCTGTTAACAGTCTGCTCGTCCAAACTGTCATAGTAGTTTACTTGTCTGTAAAGGTTTttaaagttgtttgttttttctgcaggttaagaagataaaaacagatctgcagaaagcagctacGATCCCTGTGAGCCAGATCTCTAGAATAGCAGGTCAGGAAAACGCCAAGAACCCAATGCAACTGAAATGCCTTTTGCTGTAAAGATTTTAGTAGGACACAACATATCCAATGTTTCTGTAATTATCCCTACAGCAGAAAGCTGGTATGCATACAGTCCAAGTCTTTGCAGCACAGTGTGTGCTTATGTTTTGAAGGTCTGTTGCTTCCCTCAGAGGCATCTTGCTTCATCATGGTTAAGTTTCTTTAATCAGATGTAGCAAACATGCAGTTTGAGGTGCCTTGCCCTTCAGGATGTAGGTCTAGTTTTTGTGAAGCTGATGTGGTCTGGTTAAGACTTGTCTGCTGTTTCCTCATCTTCTGTCTCTGTACATTCCTTGTATATTTGCAGGCTCTCAGCTGAGAGAGATATTTGACAAGATCAATAACCTGCTCTCTGGAAAGTCTGTTCAGAGTGGAGGGCGAACTGTATCAGTGACTCAGCATCCACAGGGTCTCGATTTTGTTTATTACAAACTTGCAGAGAAATTTGTGGTGAGGAAATGTTCTCTTTATTGGGGTGGCAAAGGTAGCTAGTGTTTTAAGAAGTTCTTTTGGACATTGTCTTCTGTCTTCAACTACTAAGAACAAAATTACTAGGTGTTTAGCTTGCATGTATTAATGTTCATATTGATTAGAGAAAGTGctttttggattaaaaaaaagtgaacttaGTTTCTCGTTCCCTCCCATCCCCTATTTTGTCTCTTCTAGGAGgaagaactattttaaattcCAGGCTTACATGTTACATATTCTGAACTAGTTAGGTACAGTGTTAGTGGAAAACAGGTTGATAGTTAATTTATGATCTATCACAAAACTGTATATATACTCAAAACCTTACATCTTGGCAGAAttggggggcggggaggaagCTAAGGCCCAAGAGGCAAACTTCTGTCTCTGCTGTGTAGTTAGCACCTCCCAAGAAATGAAGTGGTGTTGTTTAAGTTGCTTTTTGAAGTTGGCAGTATTTTTGTCTATTCTTTATTTGCTAAACCTGGGCTGTTTGAAACTTTCTTTTGTCCCTGCAGTGacaaatatatgcaaaaattAGCCCATGGAGTAAAACTGTGACTGATTTGTAAACATTTGGAAATGATTGATTGGAGTGAAAATATCTGTGCAGCCTTGCACTTTGTGTCTGTATTTGCTAAcctcttttttctgtcctgagCCAAAGTTTATTGTCATCCTCTGTGGGAGCTGAGGACATAGGGCTTTATCAGCTTTTCTGTGGTTGGCTACGTAGCCGTGAAAACATTAGGATACTTTAGTAGAGGCTAATTAcacaaaaaagaggaatttttttgtcttgagaAATGGCTTGAAGGGGTGGGGACtgactttccttttccccctgcAGAATCAAGGAGAAGAAGAAGTAGCTTCTCACCGTGATGCAGCTTTCCCAATTGCTGTGGTGGCCTCAGGAATCTGGGAAATACACCCTCGAGTTGGAGACCTCTTTTTAGCTCATCTGCACAAAAAGTGCCCCTATTCTGTGCCATTTTACCCTGCGTTGAAAGAGGGGACTTCTATGGAAGAGTATCAGAGGTAAATTTATTACTGGACTTCTTCAGGATGAACCTTGCAAGGGTGAAGACTGTATTCTTCTGAGTGAACTCCACTTTTCCTCAGCTCTGATTACGTAGGCACTGTGACGTGCTGGCATAGACTCTGGAGATTCACTCACAAGTGTGCACCTCCCCTGACCCTGTTTCCCTGGAGAATAATGTGTCCTTCAGCTTTGGAAGTGCTCTTTTGCTTCTTCTTCCTCGTCCTTCTCAAAGAACAGTTGATAGCCGTAGCTTGATTCAAGTTGAAATATCCAGTACAGAACCTAAATATTCTACATGGTATAAAATAGCAGAACATATGATCCAGAGGGTAATGATCAGGCTCTGCAATAACTCTTGTATGGTTTTGGAGTATCCCTATTCTCAGTACAGTTGACTTAAAGTAAGCTGAGAACTGCAGGGACTCAAGTGAATGTGTTTTGCTGTACTAATACTGGAATGGCTTCTCATACTTAGGATGCTTGGATATCAAGTTAAGGATTCTAAGACGGAAGAGCAAGATCATTTTCTTAAACGGATGTCAGGAATGATTCGTCTTTATGCTGCTATCATTCAACTGCGGTGGCCTTATGGAAACAAACAAGGGGTATGCGTGTATGGCATTATAATTAGAACCTTGTTATTATCCCAAGAGTCTATTAAATGTATTGTAAACTTGATTTGTAGTTAAGGTGTCCTGAACTTAAACCAGCTCATAATATATTTGAAGGGAGCTGGTCATAACCTTAATCAACAAAGCAATGCAAAGTGATTTGTAGTGTAGACCTTTActtcctttctttatattttcataatgATCAAGTTTTATGTTAGGCTGTTGTAAAATAACtttacaaagaagaaagtgaatcAGAAAACTGCCTGTTTTTATAATAGCATTTTGGAAGTCATAAAACAAGTGGTGGGTagcttttttgttgctttataGACACATCCACATGGGCTGAACTATGGATGGCGCTGGCTTGCTCAGATGTTGAATATGGAGCCTCTGGCAGATGTGACAGCTACACTTCTTTTTGATTTTCTGGAGGTAAGTGATGTGGATTACTGATGATTAAAGAGATCTAAATTGGTGACATTTTAGTTTCTGAAGGGATTGCTGAGGTAAGGTTAATTGTGATTTTTAACAGCAGGGGTTTTTTAACTTGTCCTTATTCCTTCAGAAAGGAACGTGAATATTTCCACGTTCTTGCAAATACAGCTTTGGGGctgaatgatttaaaaacaagtttttatACATGCAAGTTCTGTTGTTGTATTTGGTGCCGTTTAAGGTTCCTGGTATTTTAAAGATAGTTGCATGGTCCTATAAGAATAAGGTCTGCTAAGCACTTGGCATCAGTTCGTACAATGCAGGAAGGTCCTGTGGCCTTTCCAGCTGAATTACTTCATAAAACAGGATGGGTTTTTCAGGTTGAGAAGGACAGAGCCTGATGTATATGAATCCTATATGCTTGGATATAGGGCTGTGCTAAATAAGAGCCAGAGTTAAAGGCTGAAGTCAGGGGAGACAAACACTGTTGAACACAAGCAGCTTCTATGCTTATCAAATGCCTTCTAAAAAACTTAAGAAGTAGAAATGAGGAAGTACAAAGTGAAGTACACTGTGAGGATTCTGTTAGTAGTGGTGGAAGTCTGAGGAATGTTTGTCCTGGAAACTGACTGCATGAAGAAAGCTGATGAATCCACGCTGCAGTAGTCAAGGTGGGGAAATGACCACAATATGCCCTTAGCAACTGGTATTAGGGAAGGGTGTTATTTTTGGAGGGAGACTGGAGTGAGAGGAAGAATAACGTAAAATTGGTATCAGTGGCCACCACACagtcaacaagaaaaaaaggtctttgtGCTAGCAGTAATGGCATTTAGAGGATTTGCTTGTTCTATTGTAggtatatttctttaaatgtctgGATAAAATATTAAGTGGTTGATATTGAACAGGTTCATTGAAGTTGTCATGCTAGTCTGAAACCCAGTTCTGGAACCTCATCTTTGTGGATTTCTGTACCATAGGTGTGTGGCAACGCTCTCATGAAACAGTATCAGGTTCAGTTCTGGAAAATGATGTTGCTTATCCGAGAAGACTATTTCCCAAGGTATGATATCTGTGGTTAGGAATGTAAAATAATCCTTGTTTTTTACTTCGTGAGTGTTTGCTATTAAAAGACTCGTCCATCTTTTCCAGTCTCTGCCATTCACCCGCACACCCACTTGTAAATCAAACCCAACTTTCTAAGTAGATTTTGAAACATGCTGTTATTTCTGCAGAATTGAAGCAATTACCAGCTCTGGACAGATGGGCTCTTTAATGCGTTTCAAGCAATTCTTGGAGgtaaagcaggttttttttagttttcaagtgttttggttttgggtttttttcccttcgtTCGATACAGGCATCATTTTGATACTGAGGCTGGTGCTGCTTGCAGCATACCTGATAGTCCAGACCCGTCACTATGATGTAACCCGTCTTCTGTAACTCCTCAGTTACTGAATTACCTTAATGATAGTTACGATGTCAAACATCTCGCTTGTTTCTTACCTCACATCTactttttctcagtgaaaatgtattttgattatAAATGAAGTTCAGTGAGACTAGTTGCAGTGAGAGGAGATGTACAGGTTGAGGAGGATTCTGCTGAGTCATTTCTGTAACAGCTATTTTTTTATCAGtggtttgcttatttttatctgttgtcCTGATTAGATACATGAGGA
Above is a window of Gymnogyps californianus isolate 813 chromosome 18, ASM1813914v2, whole genome shotgun sequence DNA encoding:
- the GLE1 gene encoding mRNA export factor GLE1 — encoded protein: MSPLVLSPYSGWVLDRVIGQSAQEIAPSRSSTPKESTPLTNESSSLEKITSASHQGSSPVSSTEPSETKGNDDLSLLEMNQEVFPAALPSKVTEVEGCIRMYEEMHRLKGKEGLRQRQEQQEQMVRAVYDLASEQLKRFDELKELKQHQEFQDLQEVMEKSSKEAQGQQEKLKEEHRHRAKVLNLKLREAEQQRQRQEELERLRKEEGQERLRRLYSIQEEVLQLNQQIDPNYRHKDLPRIDLSAYSNRGNQICGLVSGLIRTTSERGFPTQVDVANTERALQEMRGLISSMQQEIAAAVEEKRRRDEEEERQKQKELLKKEQMKAQTPAPAQQSGGKQRKEGLQVKAEESTMQWYQQLQDAAEQCVASFSGISNCKDNNEVKKIKTDLQKAATIPVSQISRIAGSQLREIFDKINNLLSGKSVQSGGRTVSVTQHPQGLDFVYYKLAEKFVNQGEEEVASHRDAAFPIAVVASGIWEIHPRVGDLFLAHLHKKCPYSVPFYPALKEGTSMEEYQRMLGYQVKDSKTEEQDHFLKRMSGMIRLYAAIIQLRWPYGNKQGTHPHGLNYGWRWLAQMLNMEPLADVTATLLFDFLEVCGNALMKQYQVQFWKMMLLIREDYFPRIEAITSSGQMGSLMRFKQFLEECLQQKEIPLPKGALQSSFWRS